In Sorghum bicolor cultivar BTx623 chromosome 8, Sorghum_bicolor_NCBIv3, whole genome shotgun sequence, one genomic interval encodes:
- the LOC8079883 gene encoding citrate-binding protein, producing MVAVVALLASSPAPAAASRAARAPVHGGNPTVGFTEVRLTESNFELQRPYDEPSGDRYSFHGGVRQLWVLSSDKPHARNSHTSPRTEIRMTGYDYSSGVWQFEGYGYVPAGTTGVSIMQVFGAGETATTLMLHVYDGALRYYDRQVVEDGIYDRWFRLNVVHDVGASMLTVYIDGVQKLQAPGRGGDSHYFKFGVYAQRHASSCMESRWKNIKIFRKH from the exons ATGGTTGCAGTAGTAGCCTTGTTGGCGTCGtctccggcgccggcggccgcgTCGCGTGCCGCAAGGGCCCCTGTCCACGGTGGCAACCCGACGGTGGGGTTCACGGAGGTGAGGCTGACTGAGAGCAACTTCGAGCTGCAGCGTCCCTACGACGAGCCGAGCGGCGACCGGTACAGCTTCCACGGCGGCGTCCGGCAGCTGTGGGTGCTGTCCTCCGACAAGCCCCACGCTCGCAACAGCCACACCAGCCCCAGAACGGAGATCAGGATGACG gGCTACGACTACTCTTCTGGGGTGTGGCAGTTCGAGGGCTACGGCTACGTGCCCGCCGGCACGACGGGGGTGTCCATCATGCAGGTGTTCGGCGCCGGCGAGACAGCGACGACGCTGATGCTGCACGTCTACGACGGCGCGCTGCGGTACTACGACCGGCAGGTGGTGGAGGACGGCATCTACGACCGGTGGTTCCGGCTCAACGTGGTGCACGACGTCGGCGCGTCGATGCTCACCGTCTACATCGACGGCGTCCAGAAGCTGCAGGCGCCGGGACGCGGCGGCGACTCGCACTACTTCAAGTTCGGCGTGTACGCGCAGAGGCACGCCTCCAGCTGCATGGAGTCGCGCTGGAAGAACATCAAGATCTTTAGGAAACATTAG